The genomic DNA gataggtatgtaattagtgccatttaaaaattttgttttcatagctctttgtttcttttttctcttgctctctttctttatgATTGATGAATACCTAtggtgttttgtttggttttctttttctttattttttgtgtatctatcatAAATTTTAGGTCTTCGGTTCACATGTAACATCCTAAGAAAATAGCAGTGTATATGAATTTGACAGTCatttaaattcaaacacattctaaatttaagaaaatacaaaaaaagatacaaaaaagataaatctttctttttatcttttttcttttccctttttacttccttcttcacattttatgtatatgttgtcatatttgaTATCTTTTTATTCGTAGTTTTTTTTATATCTAATTatggccatttcttttccacttaaagaagcccctttaacatttcttgtaaggctggtttagtggtgataaactcttttatcttttgtttgtctgagaaactctttctcTTGGGTCAGCCTGGTTTGATTTGGCTTCTTGTGGCTTTGTTTTGGAATGCTGCCAATGGGCCTCTAACTTTCCCAATGGCTGCACAGGACTGctttgctggcctccaggcaTCCTGTTAGAACCTAATGAACTTCCTCTAACACTAGTTACTCTTTTAAACCAAGGCTATTTTTCTGTGTCCAAGACAGAGGGCTGTGTTCCCTGGTCCTCAGTACTGTCCCTTCCCATTCCCATTCAGAGTGTCAGGGGTGGGGTTCTCTTTGTTACAGTGTCTCTGCCTCTATTGCTGTTCTCTTGCCATTCTCTCTATCTTTGGTTCAGTGGCTGTTtagtcagccctcagttcttcaggaggaattgttCTATTAATAGGTATAATTTAGTGTGTTCCATGCAGGAGGTGGGTTCAGTCTTCCTACATCATCATCTTGAACTGGAACTCTGCCTATCTTTTAAAACATTGACAGTGAGGTCCTGAAAAGTTAATTGATTAGCAAAAGTTCACAGTTAGTATATAGCATAGCTGGGACCTTGTGATATTCTGGTTTGCaattagaaatatgtatttggtcttcgTCCCCATTTATAGCACAGAGCTTCTCAAACCCTTGAATTTTCTGAgtaatgagagagacagaaatgtttttcattatgtAAATGAGGTGGCCTTTGATATGCTCCTAGATCaactaaggatgggggctggttgccaagaAAACCAAACTTGTGATTGCAGGGTGGGTACTTTCATTTCCACCCCTGGAGCCTGGGGGAGCAAAGAGGTACTGATGGTTGAATGATGCCCAGTGGCCACTGATTTAATTAATCATGCCTAAGTAATAAAGCCCCCATAAAAACCCAAGTTTGGAGAACTTCCAGGTTAGTGAACaggtggagatttggggagattGATGCATTCAGAGAGCATGGAAGCTCCATGCTCTTACCACAAACCTTAccttatgcatctcttccatctggctgttcctggattatatccttttgtaataaaTCTTTCATTGAATtttgtgagctgttctagcaaattaatcaaacccaaggagggcgGTGGTCATTGGAGTCTCAGATCTATAGCCATTAGGTTAGGAGCACAGGTGATAACTTGGGTTGCAAGTGGCATCAGAAATGGGGGGTGGTGCCAGTCTTccaggactgaacccttaacctgtgggatctgaaaCGGTTCtcaggtagacagtgtcagaattgagttgaattgtaggacacccagttggtTTCTGAGAATTGCTTGTAGGTGTGGGGAACTCTTCTCCCTCAGTTGCAATTTTgtgttagatttatttatttatttatttatttatttctaaattttatttatttattcattgctaaatcttatttatttatttctttatttaaaaatttactactAAGTTAGCGTATAgtataacaatgatttcagaagtagattccagtgCTTCCTcctctatgtataacacccagtgctcatcccaacaagtgtcttccttagtgccccttacccatttagccctccccccacccataacccctccagcaatcagttcgttctctgtatttgagtctcttatgttttgtctccctccttgtttttatatttttcttgcttcccttccctaatgATCATGTTTTgtacttaaattccacatacaaatgaagtcacatgatatttgtctttctctgactaatttcacttagcataataccctctagttccatccacgttgttgcaaatggcaacatttcattcttttttattaccaagtaatactccattgtatacacgtataccacatcttctttattcattcagctgttgatgggcatttgggctctttccatactgtggctaccgttgatagcactgctataaacattggggtgcatgtgcccctttgaaacagcacacctgtatcccttgcataaatacctagtagtgcaattgctgggttgtaggggagttctatttttaacttttcgaggaaactccatactgttttagagagtggctgcaccaatttgcattcccaccagcagtgcaaaagagatcctctttctccacatcctcgccaacatctatgttgcctgagttgttaattttagccattttgttaggtgtgaggtggtatctcattgtggttttaatttgtatttccctgatgatgagtgatgctgagcatttttttcatgtgtcttttagccatttggatgtcttctttggagaagtgtttcatgtcttttgccctttcttcattggattattcgttttttgggtgttgggtttgataagttcttaatatattttggataataacacttcctctgatatgtcatttgcaaaatctCCTCCCATttggttggttgccttttagttttgttgattgtttcctttgctatgcagaagctttttatcttgatgaggtctgagttgttcattttgcttttgtttcccttgcctctggagatgtgttgagtaagaagttgctgctgctgaggtcaaAGGGAttgttgcttgctttctcctctaggattttgatggctgtcttacatttaggtctttcatccattttgagtttatttttgtgtatggtgtaagaaagtggtccaggttaattTTCTGCAtgcactgtccagttttcccaacaccatttgctgaagatactatctttattccattggatattctttcctgctttgtcaaagattagttggccataggtttctggttccatttctgggttctgtattctgttccattgatctaagtgtctgtttttgtgccattagtatactgtctggatgattatagctttgtaatacatcttgaagtctgggaatgtgatgcctctagctttggtattctttttcaggattgctttgactattcggggtcttttatggttccatacaaattttaggattgtttgttctagctctatggaGAATGCTGgcgttattttgataggtattgcattgaatatatagattgctttgggtagtatcaacatttttttttttttaatttatttttgggacagagagagacagagcatgaacggggagggtcagagagagagggagacacagaatcggaaacaggttcccggctccgagccatcagcccagagcctgacgcggggcttgaactcacggaccgcgagatcgtgacctggctgaagtcggacgcttaactgactgcgccacccaggcgccccatgggtagtatcaacattttaacgatatttgttcttcctatccagaagcatgaaatatttttccatttttttgtttcctttaatttctttcataagatttctatagttttcagtgtatagatttttcacctctttggttttgtttattcctaggtattttgtgggttttggtacaattgtaaatgggatcgattctttgatttctctttcttttgcttcattattggtgtatagaaatgcaaccaatctctgtgtattgattttatatccttcaactttgctgaatgcatggatcagttctagcaatttttttttgtggaatcttctgggttttccatataaagtatcatgtcatctgtgaagggagaaaatttgacttcctccttgctgatttggatgccttttattcctttgtttgtctgattgctgaggctaagacgtccagtactatgttaaataacagtggcaagagtggacatccctgttgtgttcctgaccttaggggaaaagctgtcagtttttcccctgTGAGGATGATaatagtggtgggtctttcatatgtagcttttatgatcttaaggtatgatccttctatccctactttcttgagggtttttatcaagaaaagatgctgtattttgtcaaatgctttctctgcatctattgagaggatcatgtggtccTTATCCTTCTTtaattgatatgatgtatcacattgttttgcagatattgaaccaggcctgcatcccaggaataaatcccacttgtccatggtgaataattattttaatgtattgttgaatccagttagctagtatcttgttgaggatttttgcacccatgttcatcagggaaattggtctgtagttctcctttttagtgggatctttgtctggttttggaatcaaggtaatgctggcttcacagaatgactttggaagttttccttccatttctattttttggaacagcttcaaaagaataggtgttaactcttctttaaatgtccatctggccctggactcttgttttttgggagatttttgattactaacttgattttatttttactgtttatgggtctgttcaaatgttctatttcttcttgtttcagttttggtagtttatatgtttctaggaatttgtccaattcTTCCAGACTGActaatttatttgcatataattgctcataatattctcttactattgttggtatttctgcagtgttggttgtgatcttccctctttaattcttgattatatttatttgggtcctttccattttctttttgaccaaactggctaggggtttatcaattttgttaattctttcaaagaaacagatcctggtttcattgatctgttctattcttttgattttgattgccttgatttctgttctaatctttattatttcctgtcttctgctggtttggggttttatttgctgttcttttcccaggtctttaaggtgtaaagttaagttgtgtatctgagaccttttttccttgtttaggaaggcctggattgctatgttcttccttcttatgactgcctcccagaggtttggggtgtcgtgttttcattttcattaacttccatgtactttttaatttactctttaacttcttggttagcctattttttatttagtaggatggtctttagtctccaggtatttgttgtctttccaaattttttcttgtggttgatttctagtttcatagcattgtggtctcaaaatatgcatagtatgatctcaatcgttttgtatttgttgagggctgatttgtgtcccagtatgggatctattttggagaacgttccatgtacatttgaaaagaatgtgtattgtgctgctttaggatgaaatgttctgaatatatctgttaagtccatccagtccagtgtgtcattcaaagccatcgtttccttgttgattttctgtctgttgctgtaagtgggatgttgaaatcccctactattatggtattattaccaatgagtttctgtatgttgGTGATTAATTGATATATTTGGGTGTTCAAGTTTgggacataaatgtttacaattattagatcttcttggtggatagaccccttaattatgatataattcccttcatctcttgttacagtcttgattttaaaatctagatcgtctgatataagtatgacaaATCTGGCTTTCTTTTAGCTACCATTAGCATAATCCCCATACTTTCTCCATCCCCATACTTTCATGCTGAAGGTGTCTgtaggtctaaaatgtgtctgttgtaaacagcatatagatggatcttgttttctttctttcttttttttggggtatttttctttgatttatttttttagtttacatccaagttaattagcatatagtgcagcaatgatttcaggagtagattccttaatgccccttacccatttatcccatcccccctcccacagcccctccagtaatcctctatttgttttccatatttaagagtctcttatgtttgttctcatcctgtttttatattatttttgcttccctccccttatgtttatctgttttgtatcttaaagtcctcatatgagtgaagtcatatgatatttgtctttctctgattaatttcgcttagcataataccctctagatggatcttgttttcctaTCCATTATATTACCCTGTTTCTTTTGATTGTAGCGTTTAGttcattgatgtttagagtgagccctgaaagatatgaatttagcaccagggtggcttatagagttgaagtttctggtggtgttctctggtcctttctagtctttgttgcttttggtcttttggttttgtttcgtcttttcttccctcagagagtcccccttaaaatttcttgcagggctggtttagtggtcacaaactcctttagtttttgtttgtctggaaaactcttatctctccttctgttttgaatgacagctttgctggataaagaattcttggctgcatatttttcctcttcagcacattgaatatatcctgtcacttctttctggcttgccaagtttctgtggataggtctgctgtgaatctgatctgttttcccttataggttaaggacttttttcccccttgctgctatcatgattctttccttgcctgagtttTTGTGAAGTTGACTTTGATATGCCTTGGtggtggtcagtttttgttgaatctaatgcgagttctctgtgcttcctggattttgatgtctgtgtctttccctaggttaggaaagttttctgctatcaTTTGCTCACATagcccttctacccctttttctctcttttcatcttctggggcCCCTATGATTcggatgttgttcctttttaatgagtcattgagttctctaattcttatattgtgctcttttgccttggtttccatctttttttctgcttcattattctcctaatttgtcctctatagtgctgatttgctgctctgcttcatccagcCTTGTCACCATGACATCTATTCAcaattgcatcttggttatagcaattttacttttgtcttgactagattttatttcttatatcgCTGCAGAaggggattctatgctttttttcaccCGAGCTAGTATTCTTTATTATCAGgcttctaaattctggttcagacatcttgcttgtatctttgttgattaagtccctagctgtcatttcttcctgttctttcttttggggtgaattccttcattttgtcattttggaagaagaaaaagaattaataaaattaaaaaaaaaattaaaattaaaaacaacacaaagaatcAAATACAACTTTGATTCTAGGTCCTAGGCGTGCTTTGATTGAAGCTTGgtagaatacagaaaaaagagaaagaaaagaaaaggaaaaaaaaaaaaggaaaacatttgataatttaaaaagatgaatacaataaaatagaataaaattaaatgacgaaagtaaaatagaataaaaaagatttacaaaagtaaaaaatatagtggaaacaaaaatcttttttataaaaacagaaaataaaaataaattttttctctttctatattcaggattaataaaaagtaaaaaagttgaatagatggaccagcaaacagaatgaaatatggttGAAATTATGTCATTTCCcctagaaataaaagaatgaagcactttatagtccataaactaagtggGTGGAGAGACTTGTGCTGTTCTTCTAGAGTGTGGTTGGTGAAGTTGaatggggcttggtgtaatggctccattctctatttgatggcactgcttagcttactggggttgATCACTGTGGCCCTGTTGTGTacctgtgtatgtgcatgcatgggagaggtgaaaatggcatctcagctatccagtctctagtatcagaactctctGCTCTTACCCACTGGCAATTGTGCACCCCTTCTTtatctctggcttccatccactccttCCTTCCACACTGCCTGCAACTaagccatcagcctgccaggcagcacctccttcCCGAGTTTTATCttagatggggctgtgtttccaaacccctcacttctcaGGATcctgcagctttgacctgctcacatcctctgggggagggtcttgccaaGCAATGGCTaggtgccagcttgccccaggAACGTTTGAGTGACTGCACTGGtacagatgcccagagactgccaCCCCACCCAGGAAAAAGTTCATGggatcatgtagcagcagtgtttcagggattatgttaaatcacaacacacatctttCACCAGGCTTCATTGGCTTTTAATGTCCGTGTTCGCacaccagcaaacatggctgttATCTGAGGTCTGCTGAGACCTTTGCCTGTTGGGAGCAgccacagcctctaccaaatgtcctctcagCAGGTGAACTGCCTTTCCCcttgtggcctgaggaccccttGGCCcatgctgtctgctcctggggatttgcccttcccaccagagctcttccaggtatcgagctgcagagtttcagactctgtgctcctctGTTTGTAGAGTCTTAATGGTATTTaaactttctcctttctcctttctcttttctccctttcttgttaaGTCCCTTATGGGTGCTTCCACTCCTTCTCTTACTCTCCATCTACTTTCAGGgtgagtgcttttcctgtactgctcccccctcccccccaccccctctcccccccgccctgTCTCCCTATTCTCTCCGcaagcaaaaatagctccctattctccatggcttctctctcccccagtttacTTCTCCTTGTTGTGTACCTGCCAAGTTCAAGTTGTGCAGAATGTTGTGTTactcctcagatcaattttctaggtgtgcaagatggtttggtgttgatctagctgcatttcagggacaagagaagcaaaaaacttccatgctcctttgccatcttggcccctctccTCAAACAGGTCCAGTGTTAGAATCATTTAGACCTGAAAACAGTTTTCTGACTCCCTGGATTGTCAAAACTTTCTAATATCACATaatttgtgttcttgaagagctaACTACTTTTTTTGTGCTCAGGGAAGCCATGGGAACCAAGAACAACGTGACTGAATTTGTGTTGTTCGGCCTTTTCCAGAGCAGGGAGATGCAGCATGTGTGCTTCGTGGTCTTCTCCCTCTTCCATGTACTCACTATCCTGGGGAACCTTCtggtcatcatcaccatcaatgCAAGCAAGACCCTGAAGGctcccatgtatttcttcctcagcCACCTCTCTTTTGCCGACATGTGCTATCCATCTGCTACCACACCCAAGATGATCGCAGACACTTTTGTGGAGCGTAAGACCATCTCCTTCAATGGCTGCATGACCCAGCTCTTTTCTGCCCACTTCTTTGGTGGCACTGAGATATTCCTCCTCACggccatggcctatgaccgctatgtggccatctgtagGCCCCTGCACTACACAACCATCATGGGTCAGTGGAAGTGTGGCTTGCTGGccggggcctcctgggtggctggctTCCTGCATTCCATCCTACAGACACTCCTGACAGTCCAGCTGCCCTTTTGTGGGCCCAATGAGATTGACAACTTCTTCTGTGATGTTCATCCCTTGCTGAAGCTGGCCTGTGCAGACACCTATGTGGTGGGGCTCATTGTGGTGGCCAACAGTGGCATGATCTCTTTGGTGTCCTTTATCATTCTTATCATCTCCTATGTGGTCATCTTATTGAACCTGAGACGCCAGTCATCTGAGGGCCGGCGCAAGGCTCTGTCCACATGTGGCTCACACATCATCACGGTCATTTTGGTCCTCGTGCCCCCCATGTTCATGTACATTCGtccctccaccaccctggctgCTGACAAACTTGTCATCCTCTTTAACATCGTCATGCCACCTTTGCTGAACCCTCTGATCTACACGTTGAGGAATAATGAGGTGAAAAATGCCATGAGGAAACTGTTTAGGGTACAAGGGAGTACAGGGGAGAAGTGACAGTCAGGGGAATCTCATTCAGCCTGGAACTTGGGGGACTTCCCATCTTGTAGCATCTCCAATTTAATGCTTGTAATGACAActgtgtaataataataatcccacaTATTCCTTCAACCTTTCattcattaagtatttattgTCTGCAGTCAGTGAGGCATTGGGGATACGGATAAAAGTAAGATGTAACCTCTACCCCACAAGAGGATCACAGTCCAGGAGGCTCTTAGTGATACCGAAGGGCTCATTCAGGAAACCTGTGAGGTCTATAATTGAGGGAACCTCCAGGAAGGCTGAGTGGCTCATCTACAACCATGGAGAATACTACTACATAATTCCTTTATTGTGGCTAACATAGTGCTCAGTGACATTTATTCTCTCATGACCTCCAAGGCACTTTATTTGTGGTCCTTCATTTCATGCTCTCAGCCGGCAGAGGAATAAATAAGTGTAGAGAGGTTACAGGATTGACCCCAAGTCACCAAATAGACCCTGAGCCAGGTGGTGACCAGAATGTAGGTCCCCTAAGTCCACTTTCAGGGCACTCCTCACCTCAGAACATCTTGACAAAGACCGTGTGAAAATTAATACAGGGGGTCCTCACTgaaatggagtcaggaggccagcagggggagcacTCATGCCCTATCACCACGGTCCTCAAAAGCAGAGTCCACAGGAAAAGAGGACGTTAGAAGCCCATACAGCTTTACTATCCCTGCAGGAGGAAGAAAGTCCGCTCTGCTCCAGGCagcagcccagccaatgagagatggccacagctcagccaatgaaaagACACTATGCTGAGAACTCCCGGTTTACTCCAATGAATTTTGTGTTTAGAACagccactgccccccacccccccttcctctATAAAAGAGTGTTCCTTTCCTTAATTTCAGGGATTTGTCTGTGGTTTCCCATGGTTATCTAATTCTGGGTTGCAATTCTGTGCTATTCCCCTTTAAACCGGTTTTTGCTGGTAAGATAAcgggcagttttatttttaaggttaacgaCTGAGTGAATGGACACTGGGTAGGATGGACCAGGAAGTTTAGAAGGACCAAGGATTGGTGGTGACCAGTGAGGATGGAGAACAGAGCCAGGGAAGGCAAGTTGTCAGCACTTTTCTCTCTCCAGCAGAGCAGGGACTGTGGCTcctgatgaggaaaacaaagacaagaaaaatgtagtaaattaaatctccttacagCTTGCATTGCACTGATACCAGAGACCTACAGTGAATAACTGCCTCAAGGAGTTTCTTGCTGCTTTAATGtctacatttcattaaaaattaaaggcaacTTTACCTTGACAATAGCTAAATCTTCAGGGTCTTGTAAGACCCTGCTTTCGCCATACAGAAATTCCTTTGAAACTATCcctatcctccctccctccctccacaaactTAAAAGTCTATGAGTCACTCCTcataaccccagtgcagctctttctgcccaggggtcctgtccctgtgctataataaaatcacctttttgcaccaaaatgtctcaagaattctttcttagccgttTGCTCATGAACCCCACTTCGTAATTTCATCAGCTCCCATTTAtccccttctgtcttccttcGTTTCGCTGCTAGAGGGAAAGTTTATGCAGAATGGATTAGGAGGGCTGCACTGGACATCTTCCTTAATTAATGTTGGTTTGCAAACTGCCCTTCCGGCAGGGAGaggccaaagaaagaggcag from Panthera tigris isolate Pti1 chromosome D1, P.tigris_Pti1_mat1.1, whole genome shotgun sequence includes the following:
- the LOC102970996 gene encoding olfactory receptor 4S1, whose product is MGTKNNVTEFVLFGLFQSREMQHVCFVVFSLFHVLTILGNLLVIITINASKTLKAPMYFFLSHLSFADMCYPSATTPKMIADTFVERKTISFNGCMTQLFSAHFFGGTEIFLLTAMAYDRYVAICRPLHYTTIMGQWKCGLLAGASWVAGFLHSILQTLLTVQLPFCGPNEIDNFFCDVHPLLKLACADTYVVGLIVVANSGMISLVSFIILIISYVVILLNLRRQSSEGRRKALSTCGSHIITVILVLVPPMFMYIRPSTTLAADKLVILFNIVMPPLLNPLIYTLRNNEVKNAMRKLFRVQGSTGEK